The genomic segment NNNNNNNNNNNNNNNNNNNNNNNNNNNNNNNNNNNNNNNNNNNNNNNNNNNNNNNNNNNNNNNNNNNNNNNNNNNNNNNNNNNNNNNNNNNNNNNNNNNNNNNNNNNNNNNNNNNNNNNNNNNNNNNNNNNNNNNNNNNNNNNNNNNNNNNNNNNNNNNNNNNNNNNNNNNNNNNNNNNNNNNNNNNNNNNNNNNNNNNNNNNNNNNNNNNNNNNNNNNNNNNNNNNNNNNNNNNNNNNNNNNNNNNNNNNNNNNNNNNNNNNNNNNNNNNNNNNNNNNNNNNNNNNNNNNNNNNNNNNNNNNNNNNNNNNNNNNNNNNNNNNNNNNNNNNNNNNNNNNNNNNNNNNNNNNNNNNNNNNNNNNNNNNNNNNNNNNNNNNNNNNNNNNNNNNNNNNNNNNNNNNNNNNNNNNNNNNNNNNNNNNNNNNNNNNNNNNNNNNNNNNNNNNNNNNNNNNNNNNNNNNNNNNNNNNNNNNNNNNNNNNNNNNNNNNNNNNNNNNNNNNNNNNNNNNNNNNNNNNNNNNNNNNNNNNNNNNNNNNNNNNNNNNNNNNNNNNNNNNNNNNNNNNNNNNNNNNNNNNNNNNNNNNNNNNNNNNNNNNNNNNNNNNNNNNNNNNNNNNNNNNNNNNNNNNNNNNNNNNNNNNNNNNNNNNNNNNNNNNNNNNNNNNNNNNNNNNNNNNNNNNNNNNNNNNNNNNNNNNNNNNNNNNNNNNNNNNNNNNNNNNNNNNNNNNNNNNNNNNNNNNNNNNNNNNNNNNNNNNNNNNNNNNNNNNNNNNNNNNNNNNNNNNNNNNNNNNNNNNNNNNNNNNNNNNNNNNNNNNNNNNNNNNNNNNNNNNNNNNNNNNNNNNNNNNNNNNNNNNNNNNNNNNNNNNNNNNNNNNNNNNNNTCGGCTTTCAAATCCCGCCGCTGTCTCGTGATGGCCAGTGGGTTCTACGAGTGGCGGAAACTCGATGCTAAGAATAAACAGCCGTATTACATCAGCCTGACGAACGGCGCGCCAATGCCGATGGCGGGGTTGTGGGAGGTCTGGAAGTTGCCGGAAGGGGAAACCGTGGAGTCTTGCACAATCATCACCCACACGGCAAACGACATGATGGAGCCGCTTCATGACAGAATGCCGGTGATCCTCACTCATGCACTCGTCGACCCATGGCTAGACCCGGCGATCAATGATCCAGCAGCGATTCAGCCGATGCTCGAGCATTTCCCAGCTGACGAAATGCAGGCTTGGCCCGTCAGCAAGGATGTCGGAAATGTCCGTAATCAGGGCGAACGGCTGATCGAGGCGATTACTGTGGGAGCCTGACAAGTCGCTGCATCTGAGCACCATAAAGCAACGGGAAAGCCTTCGGAATGAACTCCAATGACTTCGGGTCTCTTTGTTTGAAATAGGGTATCATTTTTGTCGGAACCCAGACGTCCCAAAAGTGATTGAGAAAATCCTCTCGAAGTGA from the Schlesneria paludicola DSM 18645 genome contains:
- a CDS encoding SOS response-associated peptidase translates to SAFKSRRCLVMASGFYEWRKLDAKNKQPYYISLTNGAPMPMAGLWEVWKLPEGETVESCTIITHTANDMMEPLHDRMPVILTHALVDPWLDPAINDPAAIQPMLEHFPADEMQAWPVSKDVGNVRNQGERLIEAITVGA